Proteins from a single region of bacterium:
- a CDS encoding NADH-quinone oxidoreductase subunit N, translating to MSAVDWKLGLVAPAIVLVLAALLVLLVELPRRRAGRGEGWLAEAICGLGLLVAAALVWQRWGAPGATGFGGRFVQDAFATYFDLLFLGIGAATLLMALPYLRREALPRLEFLALLLFAITGMLLMVGATELITFFLALELLSMALYVLAGYQRGQARSVEAAIKYFLLGAFASALLLMGMALHWGATGSLALHAAAPVGPGGAHSPLLASAGFWLILVGLAFKVSAVPFHFWTADVYEGSPAPVAALMATGTKAAAFAALLRLLGPGLAPPAAEWTPVLWWLAVLTMSVGSVMAIVQSNLKRMLAFSSVAHAGYLLVAVVTATPGATRALLFYLVAYTLMNLGAFAVLGLVGRKGEEYQSIYDYAGLARRQPWLALLMSVFLFALAGIPPTVGFTGT from the coding sequence GTGAGCGCCGTGGACTGGAAGCTCGGCCTCGTCGCCCCCGCGATCGTCCTCGTGCTCGCCGCCTTGCTCGTCCTGCTCGTCGAGCTGCCGCGGCGCCGCGCCGGGCGCGGCGAGGGCTGGCTCGCCGAAGCGATCTGCGGCCTGGGCCTGCTCGTCGCCGCCGCCCTCGTCTGGCAGCGGTGGGGCGCGCCCGGCGCGACCGGATTCGGTGGCCGCTTCGTCCAGGACGCCTTCGCCACCTACTTCGACCTGCTCTTCCTCGGTATCGGCGCCGCCACGCTCCTGATGGCGCTGCCCTACCTGCGCCGCGAGGCGCTGCCGCGCCTGGAGTTCCTCGCCCTGCTCCTGTTCGCGATCACCGGCATGCTGCTGATGGTCGGCGCCACGGAACTGATCACCTTCTTCCTCGCCCTCGAGTTGCTCTCGATGGCGCTCTACGTGCTCGCCGGCTACCAGCGCGGCCAGGCGCGCAGCGTCGAGGCTGCGATCAAGTACTTCCTGCTCGGCGCCTTCGCGAGCGCGCTGCTGCTGATGGGCATGGCCCTGCACTGGGGGGCGACGGGCAGCCTCGCCCTGCACGCGGCGGCGCCCGTCGGCCCCGGCGGCGCCCACAGCCCGCTCCTGGCCAGCGCCGGCTTCTGGCTGATCCTCGTCGGCCTTGCCTTCAAGGTGAGCGCCGTGCCCTTCCACTTCTGGACGGCCGACGTCTACGAGGGCAGCCCGGCGCCCGTCGCGGCGCTGATGGCAACGGGCACGAAGGCGGCCGCCTTCGCCGCTCTGCTGCGCCTGCTCGGTCCCGGCCTCGCGCCGCCGGCCGCCGAGTGGACGCCGGTGCTCTGGTGGCTGGCCGTGCTGACGATGTCGGTGGGCAGTGTGATGGCGATCGTCCAGAGCAACCTCAAGCGCATGCTCGCCTTCTCGAGCGTCGCCCACGCGGGCTATCTGCTCGTCGCCGTGGTGACGGCGACGCCCGGCGCCACGCGCGCGCTGCTCTTCTACCTCGTCGCCTACACGCTGATGAACCTCGGCGCCTTCGCCGTGCTCGGGCTCGTCGGCCGCAAGGGCGAGGAGTACCAGTCGATCTACGACTACGCCGGCCTCGCGCGTCGCCAGCCCTGGCTGGCGCTTCTGATGAGCGTCTTCCTCTTCGCGCTGGCCGGGATTCCGCCCACGGTGGGCTTCACGGGCACAA